A window of Kribbella voronezhensis genomic DNA:
GACAGCTTCGACGCGGGCTTCGTCACCGCCGTACTGCGTGGCTTGGGCCGGCCGCAAGCGCTCGCGATCGCGGCTGCCTGCGGCTCGCTGTCGACCCGTGCAGCGGGCGGTACCGCGGCCCAGCCCGACTGGGACCTGGCGCTGGAGAGTGCCCGATGACCAGGATCGCGTTCATCGGCGCGGGCAGTGTCGTGTTCACGCAGGGATTGCTGGCCGACCTGTTCAGCTTCACGGACCTGGGCGAGCTCGAGATCGCGTTGCACGACATCGATCCCGAGCGGCTCGACACAGCCGCCCGAGCCGCGCAGTACATCGCTGACCAGCGTGGCGCGCAGCCGCAGATCAGCGCGCACCTCGAACGACGGGCGGCGCTCGACGGCGCCGACTTCGTGATCAACATCGTCCAGGTCGGGATGAACGACGCCACCCGGATCGACTTCGAACTGCCGGCGAAGTACGGCGTACGGCAGACGATCGGCGACACGCTCGGTGTCGGTGGCGTCTTCCGGGCGCTCCGGACCTTTCCGGTGCTCAAGGGACTGGCCGAGGACATCGCCGCGACGTGCCCGGATGCCTGGCTGCTGAACTACACGAACCCGATGGCGATGAACGTCTGGTACCTCGGGGCGCTCGGCGTCCGCAACGTCGTCGGCCTCTGCCACTCGGTCTACTGGACGATGAACGACCTGTCCCACCTGGTGGGAGTCCCGTACGGCGAGGTCACCTACCTCGCCGCCGGCGTCAACCACCAGGCCTGGGTACTGCGGTTCGAACGCGCCGGCGAGGATCTCTATCCCCTGCTGGACGAGCGGATCGCGCGGGAGCCGGAGTTGGAGCGGCGGGTCCGGGTCGACATGTATCGGCGGCTCGGCTACTACCCGACCGAGACGAGCGAGCACTCCTCGGAGTACGTGCCCTGGTACTTGTCACACCAGTCCGAGGTGGAGCGGCTGCGATTGCCGATCGGCGACTATCTGCGGATCGTCGAGGAGAACGTGGCGCTGTACGAAGGGACCCGCGATGCGCTGAAACGCGGTGAACCTCTGGCGGTCGAGGGCACCATGGAGTACGCGCCGCAGGTGATCCACAGCATCGTGACGGGGACGCCCC
This region includes:
- a CDS encoding alpha-glucosidase/alpha-galactosidase — its product is MTRIAFIGAGSVVFTQGLLADLFSFTDLGELEIALHDIDPERLDTAARAAQYIADQRGAQPQISAHLERRAALDGADFVINIVQVGMNDATRIDFELPAKYGVRQTIGDTLGVGGVFRALRTFPVLKGLAEDIAATCPDAWLLNYTNPMAMNVWYLGALGVRNVVGLCHSVYWTMNDLSHLVGVPYGEVTYLAAGVNHQAWVLRFERAGEDLYPLLDERIAREPELERRVRVDMYRRLGYYPTETSEHSSEYVPWYLSHQSEVERLRLPIGDYLRIVEENVALYEGTRDALKRGEPLAVEGTMEYAPQVIHSIVTGTPRTIYGNVANHGVIPNLPGGSVVEVPCLVDGSGVQPTAVGALPAQCAALNRSYVNVNELVVRAALEDDPLSIRQALLMDPATALPADQLWALCNELVDAHSNYLQPSLRTLL